Proteins encoded together in one Ammospiza nelsoni isolate bAmmNel1 chromosome Z, bAmmNel1.pri, whole genome shotgun sequence window:
- the PELO gene encoding protein pelota homolog yields MKLVRKDLEKDNAGQVTLIPEEPEDMWHTYNLLQVGDSLRASTIRKVQTESSTGSVGSNRIRTTLTLCVETIDFDSQACQLRVKGTNIQENEYVKMGAYHTIELEPNRQFTLAKKQWDSVVLERIEQACDPAWSADVAAVVMQEGLAHVCLVTPSMTLTRAKVEVNIPRKRKGNCSQHDRALERFYEQVVQAIQRHINFEVVKCVLVASPGFVREQFCDYMFQQAVKTDNKLLLENRSKFLQVHSSSGHKYALKEALCDPAVASRLSDTKAAGEVKALDDFYKMLQHEPDRAFYGLKHVEKANEAMAIDTLLISDELFRHQDVATRARYVKLVDSVRENMGTVRIFSSLHVSGEQLGQLTGVAAILRFPVAELSDQEDESSSEDD; encoded by the exons ATGAAGCTGGTGAGGAAGGACCTGGAGAAGGATAATGCGGGGCAGGTGACGCTGATCCCCGAGGAGCCTGAGGACATGTGGCACACCTACAACCTGCTGCAGGTGGGTGACAGCCTGCGCGCTTCCACCATCCGCAAGGTTCAGACCGAGTCGTCCAcgggcagcgtgggcagcaaCCGCATCCGCACCACGCTGACCCTCTGCGTGGAGACCATCGACTTCGACTCACAGGCCTGCCAGCTGCGGGTCAAGGGCACGAACATCCAGGAGAACGAGTATGTGAAGATGGGCGCCTACCACACTATCGAGCTGGAGCCCAACCGCCAGTTCACGCTGGCCAAGAAGCAGTGGGACAGCGTGGTGCTGGAGCGCATCGAGCAGGCCTGCGACCCGGCCTGGAGCGCCGATGTGGCGGCTGTGGTCATGCAGGAGGGCTTGGCCCACGTCTGCCTGGTCACCCCGAGCATGACGCTAACCCGTGCCAAGGTGGAGGTGAACATCCCCCGCAAGCGGAAAGGGAACTGCAGTCAGCACGACCGGGCCCTAGAGAGGTTTTACGAGCAGGTGGTGCAAGCCATCCAGAGGCATATCAACTTTGAGGTGGTGAAGTGTGTACTGGTGGCTAGCCCAGGCTTCGTGCGGGAGCAGTTTTGTGACTACATGTTCCAGCAGGCAGTCAAGACTGACAACAAGCTTCTGCTGGAGAACAGGTCCAAGTTCCTACAG GTCCACTCTTCCTCGGGACATAAGTACGCACTGAAGGAAGCACTCTGCGACCCAGCTGTAGCTAGCCGTCTTTCTGACACTAAGGCAGCTGGTGAGGTCAAAGCCTTAGATGACTTCTATAAAATGCTGCAGCATGAGCCTGACCGAGCTTTTTATGGTCTGAAGCATGTGGAGAAGGCCAACGAAGCCATGGCCATTGACACCCTGCTGATCAGTGATGAGCTTTTTCGGCACCAGGATGTGGCTACCCGTGCCCGATATGTTAAGTTGGTAGATAGCGTGCGGGAGAACATGGGCACGGTACGCATTTTCTCCAGCCTCCATGTgtctggagagcagctgggcCAGCTGACGGGGGTGGCAGCTATCCTGCGCTTTCCTGTGGCTGAGCTCTCTGACCAGGAAGATGAATCTAGCTCTGAAGACGATTGA